From the Maioricimonas rarisocia genome, one window contains:
- a CDS encoding efflux RND transporter periplasmic adaptor subunit: protein MRFTSVLLLPLSLLSGALIGCTAQDAAALAPEPTVLTVEAVAAHSQPGFSFHTTLYGRIQPARRTPLAFEIAGQVTAVLVDEGDTIAAGDPVARLDTTILEAEREKLLAAKTIEQAILRRLEKGEREEVIAAARAMVSKLDAELEQAIRDRQRSSNLRDRNAVTESEYEAALFRAKSLQASLDAAKARLLELETGTREEDIDAQKNRLLELDAQIAVLDTRLEKAVITAPFTAIVIRRIIDEGAVVQDGQAILVLSETSQHEARFSVPLAQLGEAEEACGIRVGTVAVPVHAVRTIPSVSRDTRTIDVIFTLKPHSSVIEGQTCALDVTQKVVNPCVHLPHTALVPSVRGLWSVYRLEPEDSGTFRVLREEVTVNHTDGTQVYVEASLPDGALVVSEGAHKVVPGMRVRTKDVAP, encoded by the coding sequence ATGCGATTTACGTCCGTGCTACTTCTGCCGCTCTCGCTGTTGTCAGGCGCTCTTATCGGTTGCACCGCACAAGACGCTGCCGCACTTGCTCCAGAGCCCACTGTTCTTACGGTCGAGGCCGTCGCCGCCCATTCCCAGCCAGGCTTCTCGTTTCATACGACGCTGTACGGTCGCATTCAGCCTGCACGACGAACGCCGCTCGCGTTCGAAATCGCCGGTCAGGTGACTGCAGTACTGGTCGACGAAGGCGACACCATCGCAGCCGGTGATCCTGTCGCACGTCTCGACACGACGATTCTCGAAGCTGAACGGGAGAAACTCCTGGCCGCGAAGACAATCGAACAGGCGATCCTGCGCCGCCTCGAAAAAGGCGAGCGGGAGGAGGTCATCGCCGCTGCTCGCGCCATGGTAAGCAAACTTGACGCTGAGCTCGAACAGGCGATTCGTGACCGGCAACGGTCCAGCAATCTGCGCGATCGAAATGCTGTTACCGAGTCCGAGTACGAGGCTGCTCTGTTCCGAGCGAAGTCCCTGCAGGCGTCGCTAGATGCTGCTAAGGCTCGTCTCCTCGAACTGGAAACCGGCACCCGCGAAGAAGACATCGATGCGCAGAAGAACAGGCTTCTGGAGCTTGATGCACAGATCGCCGTGCTGGACACACGACTTGAAAAGGCCGTGATAACTGCTCCTTTCACGGCAATCGTCATCCGACGGATCATCGATGAGGGTGCCGTTGTTCAGGATGGTCAAGCAATTCTTGTGCTATCTGAAACGAGTCAGCACGAGGCTCGCTTTTCTGTACCGCTCGCGCAACTGGGGGAGGCGGAAGAGGCGTGCGGCATCCGTGTCGGCACGGTCGCAGTCCCCGTGCACGCCGTTCGCACCATTCCTTCAGTCTCCCGGGACACTCGAACGATCGATGTCATCTTTACTCTGAAACCGCATTCATCGGTGATTGAGGGGCAGACTTGCGCCCTAGATGTGACGCAGAAGGTGGTTAATCCCTGCGTTCACCTGCCACATACCGCACTCGTGCCAAGCGTGCGTGGGCTTTGGTCGGTCTATCGCCTGGAACCAGAAGATTCGGGCACATTCCGTGTATTGCGAGAGGAGGTGACGGTCAACCATACCGACGGCACACAAGTGTACGTAGAGGCTTCGCTTCCTGACGGGGCACTCGTCGTCAGCGAGGGAGCCCACAAGGTGGTTCCGGGAATGCGCGTCCGCACGAAGGATGTTGCACCGTGA